In the Mytilus galloprovincialis chromosome 10, xbMytGall1.hap1.1, whole genome shotgun sequence genome, one interval contains:
- the LOC143048613 gene encoding potassium channel subfamily K member 2-like isoform X1, translating into MEGKTLLILILVLFVYSLIGGAIMMALEQTNEETATTDITTTLSTFLTDHSSCMTNSELAAFLSEVRAAYDSGVLSVNGSTTAATQWDFGNSYFFVLTAITTIGYGNQTPATKGGQAFIVIFALIGIPVTGLMIAGLAEKIKKFYSYLKTKTIPCLEKYTKTENVLKHLLIYLTIICLLILIPSAIFYTIEGWTYGEAIYYSLITFTTIGFGDFVVGTENEGGTRIVYKLLVIIWIFIGLACLVTLIGECTETLKAFTEKREKEKVKDGSNIRDTDKDVNIKTDVANGDFTKVA; encoded by the exons ATGGAAGGGAAAACCTTGTTAATCCTAATACTTGTTTTGTTTGTGTATTCTTTGATTGGTGGAGCTATAATGATGGCGCTAGAACAGACCAATGAGGAAACAGCTACAACAGATATAACAACTACATTGTCAACATTTCTAA CCGACCACTCATCTtgcatgacaaacagtgaattaGCAGCTTTCTTATCGGAAGTAAGAGCTGCCTATGATAGTGGCGTGTTGTCAGTAAACGGAAGTACTACTGCTGCCACACAGTGGGATTTCGGGAATTCATATTTCTTTGTTCTAACAGCGATAACTACAATTG GATATGGCAATCAAACACCAGCAACAAAAGGTGGACAGGCTTTCATTGTTATTTTTGCTTTAATCGGAATTCCAGTTACAGGGTTGATGATTGCAGGACTTgcagaaaaaataaagaaattctaTAGTTATTTAAAAACTAAGACAATACCATGTTtggaaaaatataccaaaactgAAAATGTGTTAAAACATTTGTTGATATATTTGACTATTATTTGTTTACTGATATTGATACCGTCGGCTATATTTTACACAATAGAAGGCTGGACATACGGAGAAGCCATTTATTATAGTTTGATAACCTTCACAACGATTGGATTCGGAGATTTTGTTGTTG GTACTGAAAATGAAGGTGGTACACGAATTGTTTACAAACTTTTAGTTATCATATGGATATTTATTGGCCTTGCATGCCTTGTGACCCTTATTGGAGAATGTACAGAAACATTAAAAGCTTTCACTGAGAAAAGGGAAAAAGAAAAG GTGAAGGATGGAAGTAACATCCGGGATACAGATAAAGATGTTAACATAAAG aCTGACGTTGCAAATGGTGATTTTACAAAAGTGGCGTAA
- the LOC143048614 gene encoding uncharacterized protein LOC143048614: MKVFVFVLLAIVLVTVVESRRGGKGKGKGHGKGPGPGKRPGRLPFMCEAPVTVCQGAELTLQCDADETIMVAEATYGDITCDGDIRASPSTCTDAGATASAQKLCDGKISCKITANDAAFTTTTCTDKTENLMVRYKCKDNRAFALSGESAEISCPTGSQIEITEPLCSAAPCTPDIPTACNGKTECTVDGPTTSFVDGTCMEQRVKVEWKCNTAK; the protein is encoded by the exons ATGAAGGTATTTGTGTTTGTGTTGTTAGCCATTGTATTGGTGACAGTTGTTGAAAGTCGACGAGGCGGAAAGGGAAAAGGAAAGGGACATGGAAAGGGACCCGGACCTGGAAAGAGACCGGGAAGACTACCATTTATGTGTGAAG CACCTGTAACTGTCTGCCAAGGAGCTGAGTTGACTCTCCAGTGTGATGCTGACGAAACAATTATGGTAGCCGAGGCCACTTATGGCGATATAACTTGTGATGGCGATATCCGTGCAAGCCCGTCTACATGTACAGATGCAGGTGCCACTGCCAGTGCCCAGAAATTGTGTGATGGCAAAATATCTTGTAAAATCACAGCTAATGATGCAGCTTTCACAACCACTACATGCACTGATAAGACGGAAAACTTGATGGTCAGATATAAATGCAAAG ATAATAGAGCTTTTGCACTTTCTGGAGAAAGTGCAGAAATAAGTTGTCCAACTGGTTCACAGATTGAGATTACAGAACCTCTTTGTAGCGCTGCACCATGTACACCTGACATCCCGACTGCCTGTAATGGAAAGACGGAATGTACTGTTGATGGACCGACTACGTCATTTGTTGATGGGACTTGTATGGAACAGCGAGTTAAAGTCGAGTGGAAATGCAACACGGCTAAATGA
- the LOC143048611 gene encoding uncharacterized protein LOC143048611: MKVTCLQVILFGLTVVSVSITSIHCENNQDCINCSDRCFNDTGYCNGSCTNGFYGSDCNSTCPNNCYYRCDRITGECTNCKTHYYGVNCTESCSERCHDKYCNQSGICLSCKSPYYGDNCDKNCPSNCNAVAGCDRQTGECSYGCNYGFWGNYCENNCSDRCKSACQRHYGTCWGCKPGFGGSNCQFNCIAHCDSCSRNDTCYECSKGWFGEKCELRCPVNCRNSICSMFDGSCSCSKGWYGKDCNDTCIDNCDSCIDNTTCNVCSEGYYGRYCESSCPSNCTKCERSGEKCTRCNSGLFGDQCTCDVDQCFKHESGSHCVECKHPGWYPKIGGCCRCSDNCKGGHLNCDNTTGLCLDGCEPGYYGTHCVDKCSSHCIGNDTVCNSTTGVCPYGCEPDWYYSTCKYGCSLLTPHCSKCSQFKDNINNFEAAGCDECDSGFYKPILEKFCARCENCLYDECNGRTGRCLKGCKEGWYDNPYSLGTCDRRCDTSCIDGLCDPTNGTCIHGCKDGLTGDICRLTCSSYCLNKTCDQFSGGCIKCNPGYYGHSCYFGCGNCLGGTCNQTTGICEDGCMDGHFGPRCSRFCNNCMDGKCDRQGGCMSGCVDGNFGRYCNESCSQCMGGKCDQKGVCMSGCTPGKYGRNCDVSCPENCLICHPVTGRCLHISPPCNKTHCTMNFTNSVCPPSRFGFNCNQTCSKHCKNSSSNGYICEKYSGTCIEPCATGQFGPFCNKSCGKCALADNTLTSCNPSDGNCINCLNGYYGKQCFQKCSESCLKGKCKGNGMCSQGCKPEWKGTFCEVKQPAKQTGLSSGSVTGISIGCVVTVILIVVLAYFIYRRRSNKDNAFSMKNIQY, encoded by the exons ATGAAAGTAACATGTTTACAAGTAATTTTATTTGGATTAACTGTCGTATCCGTATCTATAACAAGCATACACTGTGAAAATAATCAAG ATTGTATAAATTGTTCTGACAGATGTTTTAATGATACTGGCTATTGTAACGGAAGTTGCACGAATGGGTTTTATGGATCCGATTGTAACTCGACGTGTCCAAACAACTGCTATTATAGATGTGATCGAATCACTGGCGAATGTACAAATTGTAAGACTCATTATTATGGTGTAAACTGTACAGAAAGCTGCTCGGAAAGATGTCACGATAAGTATTGTAATCAAAGTGGAATTTGTTTATCTTGCAAGAGCCCTTACTACGGCGATAATTGTGACAAGAATTGTCCCTCAAATTGCAACGCGGTTGCTGGCTGTGATCGACAAACCGGTGAATGTTCATATGGCTGCAATTATGGGTTTTGGGGAAATTATTGTGAAAACAATTGTAGTGACCGGTGCAAATCGGCTTGTCAACGACATTATGGCACTTGTTGGGGATGTAAACCTGGGTTCGGTGGTTCCAACTGTCAATTTAACTGCATAGCACACTGTGACTCTTGTTCAAGGAATGATACATGTTATGAATGTTCGAAAGGCTGGTTTGGAGAAAAGTGTGAACTTCGATGCCCAGTTAATTGTCGAAATTCGATTTGTTCAATGTTTGATGGTTCTTGTTCCTGTTCAAAAGGCTGGTATGGAAAAGACtgtaatgatacatgtattgacAACTGTGATTCCTGCATTGATAATACTACGTGTAATGTATGCTCAGAAGGATATTATGGTCGATATTGCGAAAGTTCTTGTCCGTCtaattgtacaaaatgtgaaCGAAGTGGCGAAAAATGTACTCGGTGCAATTCTGGTTTATTCGGTGACCAATGTACATGTGACGTGGACCAATGTTTTAAACATGAATCAGGGTCGCATTGTGTCGAATGTAAACATCCTGGTTGGTATCCGAAAATAGGAGGATGTTGTAGATGTAGTGACAATTGTAAAGGTGGACATTTAAATTGTGATAATACTACAGGGTTATGTTTAGACGGGTGTGAGCCAGGATATTACGGGACGCACTGTGTTGATAAATGCAGCAGCCATTGTATCGGAAATGACACTGTATGTAATTCAACAACCGGTGTATGTCCGTATGGGTGTGAACCTGATTGGTATTATTCCACATGCAAATATGGATGTTCACTCCTTACGCCACACTGTTCCAAATGTTCACAGTTTAAGGATAATATCAATAATTTTGAAGCTGCCGGTTGCGATGAGTGTGATAGTGGGTTTTACAAACCCATACTTGAAAAGTTTTGCGCACGATGTGAAAATTGTTTATATGATGAATGTAATGGCCGTACAGGACGTTGTCTGAAAGGTTGTAAGGAGGGATGGTATGATAATCCTTACAGTTTAGGGACATGCGATCGACGATGTGACACTAGCTGTATTGATGGTCTCTGTGACCCGACCAATGGCACATGCATACATGGATGCAAAGATGGTTTGACAGGTGACATCTGTAGGTTGACTTGTTCCAGTTATTGTTTAAACAAAACGTGTGATCAGTTTTCTGGTGGTTGCATTAAATGTAACCCTGGATATTATGGTCACAGCTGCTATTTTGGTTGCGGTAACTGTCTTGGAGGAACATGTAATCAAACAACTGGTATCTGTGAAG ATGGTTGCATGGATGGTCACTTTGGTCCACGATGCTCTCGATTTTGTAACAATTGCATGGATGGGAAATGTGATAGACAAGGAGGGTGCATGTCCGGGTGTGTGGATGGAAACTTTGGGCGATACTGTAATGAATCATGCAGCCAATGTATGGGTGGAAAGTGCGACCAAAAAGGTGTTTGTATGTCGGGTTGTACGCCTGGAAAATACGGAAGAAACTGCGATGTATCTTGTCCGGAAAATTGTTTGATATGCCATCCAGTGACCGGCCGATGCCTTCATATATCACCTCCATGTAATAAAACTCACTGCACAATGAATTTTACGAATTCTGTTTGTCCGCCTTCAAGATTCGGTTTTAATTGCAACCAAACGTGCAGTAAACACTGTAAAAATAGTTCCTCGAATGGATATATATGTGAAAAATATAGTGGTACCTGTATCGAACCTTGCGCTACTGGTCAATTTGGACCATTTTGTAATAAATCTTGTGGAAAATGTGCTTTAGCGGATAACACATTGACGTCGTGTAATCCATCAGACGGAAACTGTATAAACTGTTTAAATGGTTATTATGGaaaacaatgttttcaaaaatgtaGTGAATCGTGCCTAAAAGGGAAATGTAAAGGTAACGGTATGTGTTCACAGGGATGTAAACCGGAATGGAAAGGTACATTCTGTGAAG TAAAACAACCTGCTAAGCAGACCGGATTGTCTAGTGGTTCTGTGACAGGAATATCTATTGGATGTGTGGTTACTGTGATTTTAATAGTCGTGTTGGCGTATTTTATATATAGACGAAG GAGTAATAAGGACAATGCCTTCAGTATGAAGAATATACAATACTGA
- the LOC143048613 gene encoding potassium channel subfamily K member 2-like isoform X2 yields the protein MTNSELAAFLSEVRAAYDSGVLSVNGSTTAATQWDFGNSYFFVLTAITTIGYGNQTPATKGGQAFIVIFALIGIPVTGLMIAGLAEKIKKFYSYLKTKTIPCLEKYTKTENVLKHLLIYLTIICLLILIPSAIFYTIEGWTYGEAIYYSLITFTTIGFGDFVVGTENEGGTRIVYKLLVIIWIFIGLACLVTLIGECTETLKAFTEKREKEKVKDGSNIRDTDKDVNIKTDVANGDFTKVA from the exons atgacaaacagtgaattaGCAGCTTTCTTATCGGAAGTAAGAGCTGCCTATGATAGTGGCGTGTTGTCAGTAAACGGAAGTACTACTGCTGCCACACAGTGGGATTTCGGGAATTCATATTTCTTTGTTCTAACAGCGATAACTACAATTG GATATGGCAATCAAACACCAGCAACAAAAGGTGGACAGGCTTTCATTGTTATTTTTGCTTTAATCGGAATTCCAGTTACAGGGTTGATGATTGCAGGACTTgcagaaaaaataaagaaattctaTAGTTATTTAAAAACTAAGACAATACCATGTTtggaaaaatataccaaaactgAAAATGTGTTAAAACATTTGTTGATATATTTGACTATTATTTGTTTACTGATATTGATACCGTCGGCTATATTTTACACAATAGAAGGCTGGACATACGGAGAAGCCATTTATTATAGTTTGATAACCTTCACAACGATTGGATTCGGAGATTTTGTTGTTG GTACTGAAAATGAAGGTGGTACACGAATTGTTTACAAACTTTTAGTTATCATATGGATATTTATTGGCCTTGCATGCCTTGTGACCCTTATTGGAGAATGTACAGAAACATTAAAAGCTTTCACTGAGAAAAGGGAAAAAGAAAAG GTGAAGGATGGAAGTAACATCCGGGATACAGATAAAGATGTTAACATAAAG aCTGACGTTGCAAATGGTGATTTTACAAAAGTGGCGTAA